The following are from one region of the Bactrocera oleae isolate idBacOlea1 chromosome 6, idBacOlea1, whole genome shotgun sequence genome:
- the ssp6 gene encoding uncharacterized protein ssp6: MATVNANTISTSCQSIVSAGGPSAGSLGTIVIGGETPAQQRSTTHYVNGTGSLGRLKYHNKHKSLDASDEELDYSQLSQSTHIIGRVRSERFLATKPDEDRRRRTIIIEKKNDSYGFTLQSYGIHYKKDQEVEMITYVDYVEYDGPAYKAGMREGDVILSINGSDMEKADHKTIVDFIKSCDTRMRMVVLFEDCVRKVDLHMRYIQLQNLLHSKMNELERICLRERELLEGKWKTHSLPARKKATTSPTDAESGTSPTDGENLPYYRPALSTEDVPSMARFQSQQQAIIPPPAQFTLTYHYLDPTYRYVMKPVTSNSSGEHLASSSGGADGIQRSPSDQHFILRHTESLDTATGLANLSHRSILSQPQSGASAQAPVPPPRTCEKHKPPNKQHSVEQQHYQQKQQHQHQQTTTPVMAQKTHKSAKHCYGHSCNPCIGHFRWKSAEKAAAAAAAMGGAGGMTVTGGNGNGNGDNISLDAYDLASPCCDAHCVPTRRRTRHKEHTHKHKHRDRERDSKERQPRPKSQTSHTSPGVTRHHMHHHHHHNTQDMLQQQPQQQQLQQQQQQHHHHHHLSPQQQQQHQHLQQSQPQPHGNCDSHNGSMRSRYYDLTTGLMSHCSLHSCTSSEFAPADSTSYTTSLSTDTLYWDPKSEHSASRQHSTKSRQSYQQHAQQHAQQSQQQSQSQHHQQQQQPTAHVHGVYQQRYHITATQVQPSQIYPQATYVQKPKSWDNLTTKAVGGYGIGYGYLDTVTVKPAMKLQIAQQRHSIPRKNSYGRYSTYTDVENYAPPPSQFVEELITTTTTTKIMAKSTEELIAAPVPQTTCDCMTKQQQQALKAAQYQINQAAKVSHHNNCQMGYYSHLPRPTLDAGTSTVQTTTTGVSGDVATVSEVTRL; encoded by the exons TTGTCACAATCAACGCATATCATTGGACGTGTTAGATCGGAACGTTTTCTTGCAACGAAACCCGATGAAGATCGTCGTAGACGAACCATTATCATTGAAAAGAAGAATGACTCATACGGCTTCACACTGCAGAGTTATGGCATACATTATAAGAAGGATCAAGAAGTAGAAATGATTACATACGTCGATTATGTGGAATATGATGGACCGGCTTATAAGGCTGGCATGCGCGAAGGTGATGTTATACTCTCTATAAACGGTAGTGATATGGAGAAAGCAGATCATAAGACAATAGTCGATTTTATAAAGAGCTGTGATACGCGAATGCGTATGGTTGTGCTTTTTGAAGACTGTGTGCGTAAG GTGGATCTCCACATGCGCTACATACAATTACAAAACTTACTGCACAGCAAAATGAATGAACTGGAACGAATTTGTCTGCGAGAACGTGAACTACTAGAAGGCAAATGGAAGACACATAGCTTACCGGCGCGCAAAAAAGCCACCACGTCACCGACTGACGCCGAAAGCGGTACCTCGCCAACAGATGGTGAAAATTTACCATACTATCGTCCCGCACTTTCCACCGAAGATGTTCCCAGCATGGCAAGATTTCAGTCACAACAGCAGGCCATCATACCGCCACCAGCACAATTTACGCTCACCTATCATTACTTGGATCCGACCTATCGTTATGTAATGAAACCGGTCACATCCAATAGCAGCGGCGAACATTTAGCTAGCTCCAGCGGTGGTGCTGATGGTATACAGCGTAGTCCAAGTGATCAGCACTTCATTTTACGTCATACAGAATCGCTTGACACGGCCACAGGCTTAGCAAACCTTTCGCATCGTAGCATCTTGAGTCAGCCACAGAGCGGAGCCAGTGCACAAGCACCAGTACCGCCACCGCGTACTTGTGAAAAACATAAACCACCAAATAAACAGCACTCAGTGGAACAACAGCATTAccaacaaaaacagcagcacCAACATCAACAAACCACAACGCCGGTTATGGCACAAAAGACACACAAATCCGCAAAACATTGCTATGGTCATTCATGCAATCCCTGTATCGGTCACTTTCGGTGGAAATCGGCCGAAAAAGCAGCAGCTGCCGCGGCTGCAATGGGTGGTGCTGGCGGTATGACCGTCACTGGTGGAAATGGGAATGGTAATGGAGACAATATCAGTTTAGATGCGTATGATCTGGCAAGTCCGTGCTGTGATGCGCATTGCGTGCCAACGCGACGTCGTACACGTCATAaggaacacacacacaaacataaacatCGTGATCGTGAGCGTGATTCCAAGGAACGTCAACCTAGGCCTAAGTCGCAGACTTCACACACCTCACCCGGTGTCACGCGTCATCATAtgcatcatcatcaccatcataaCACACAGGACATGTTGCAACAGCAACCACAGCAacagcagctacaacaacagcagcagcaacatcatcaccatcatcatctttcaccacaacaacaacagcaacatcaacatCTGCAACAGTCACAGCCACAACCACACGGTAATTGCGATTCTCACAATGGCAGCATGCGTTCCCGTTATTATGATTTGACCACCGGTCTAATGAGCCACTGCAGTCTGCATTCTTGTACTTCGAGTGAATTCGCGCCGGCGGACTCTACGTCTTACACCACGTCGCTGAGTACGGACACTTTGTATTGGGACCCAAAGAGTGAGCACTCAGCATCACGACAACACTCCACCAAATCTCGCCAGTCTTACCAACAACACGCGCAACAACATGCACAACAGTCACAACAACAGTCGCAATCACAACaccatcaacagcaacaacaaccgacGGCGCACGTGCACGGCGTCTATCAGCAACGTTATCACATTACTGCCACCCAAGTGCAACCTTCGCAGATCTATCCACAAGCCACTTACGTGCAAAAACCGAAGTCATGGGATAATCTGACAACCAAAGCGGTAGGCGGTTATGGCATTGGTTATGGCTACTTGGACACAGTGACCGTAAAACCCGCTATGAAACTGCAAATCGCACAACAACGTCATTCCATACCACGTAAAAATTCCTATGGTCGCTATTCCACTTACACTGACGTCGAAAACTATGCGCCACCGCCATCACAATTTGTCGAAGAACTTATtacgacaacgacaacaacgAAGATTATGGCTAAATCAACGGAAGAACTGATTGCAGCACCGGTGCCGCAAACAACTTGTGATTGTATGACgaagcagcagcaacaagcTCTCAAAGCGGCCCAATATCAAATTAATCAGGCGGCAAAAGTTTCGCATCATAACAACTGTCAAATGGGCTACTATTCACATTTACCACGCCCGACATTGGACGCGGGCACTTCCACAGTGCAGACGACAACAACTGGTGTTTCGGGTGATGTGGCGACGGTATCCGAAGTGACACGATTGTAG